A stretch of the Duncaniella dubosii genome encodes the following:
- a CDS encoding RnfABCDGE type electron transport complex subunit B: MNIIVTSIIVLGLIGIIGAAVLYVVAKRFHVQEDPRIDQVEALLPGANCGGCGRSGCRDFASACVCADTLDGLTCPASGSAVMKQIGEIVGLAAAETKPKIAVIKCNGTCDLRPRLARFEGAPTCAVLSSLGTGESPCPNGCLGCGDCVSACPYGAMKMNLETGLPEVIEDKCVGCGACVKACPRSIIELRYKGPRGMRVYVACSNKEKGAAAMKACKAACIGCSKCAKECTHEAITIANNLSYIDYEKCKLCRKCVDVCPTHAIHAVNFPVKKAPAKEKVEETA, from the coding sequence ATGAATATTATAGTAACTTCAATCATTGTTCTCGGACTTATCGGAATCATCGGCGCAGCCGTGCTCTACGTTGTAGCCAAGCGTTTCCATGTCCAAGAAGATCCTCGAATTGACCAAGTAGAAGCACTCCTTCCCGGCGCGAACTGCGGCGGCTGCGGACGCAGCGGTTGCCGTGACTTCGCATCAGCATGTGTCTGCGCCGACACTCTCGACGGCCTTACATGCCCGGCATCAGGAAGCGCAGTCATGAAACAGATCGGTGAAATCGTCGGACTGGCAGCAGCCGAAACCAAACCGAAAATTGCAGTAATAAAGTGTAACGGCACATGCGACCTCCGTCCACGCCTCGCACGCTTCGAAGGCGCTCCTACTTGCGCTGTGTTGTCGTCGCTCGGGACAGGAGAATCTCCCTGTCCCAACGGATGTCTCGGATGTGGAGATTGTGTCAGTGCGTGCCCCTACGGAGCAATGAAGATGAATCTTGAGACCGGTCTGCCCGAAGTCATCGAAGACAAGTGTGTCGGTTGCGGAGCATGCGTCAAGGCATGTCCACGCTCAATCATCGAACTCCGCTACAAAGGACCGCGCGGCATGAGAGTCTACGTTGCCTGCTCCAACAAAGAAAAGGGAGCCGCCGCAATGAAGGCATGCAAAGCCGCATGTATCGGCTGTTCGAAATGCGCTAAAGAGTGTACGCACGAAGCTATCACGATTGCCAACAATCTCTCATATATCGACTACGAGAAGTGTAAGCTTTGCCGCAAATGTGTCGATGTATGTCCGACGCATGCCATCCATGCCGTAAACTTCCCTGTAAAGAAAGCTCCCGCCAAAGAGAAAGTTGAAGAAACAGCCTGA
- a CDS encoding HD family phosphohydrolase, with product MKSMPSRQLSLRILLFIAVVSVTVYFLPRSAENHYTFEEGRPWSYALLTAPFDIPIHLDSLSAAKVKDSIDTHFEPVFTRDLTAEKTIISDYTTRLNATKDLDITPAQRNQIIKEIRKVYENGIVDRDTYAKISSGKLPTVRFIHDNVAISIPTANYLSAFRAYEHLDSVLKDPNVRQAISATKLSQVLHPNILVDTVTSRRLLNESYQKAMAPVGVIQQGERIIDKGDIVTSRLATVLHTYEKIANERGNSAISQHYYPIAGQTLYMLILYGMLFAYLYIFRRDYFEDDRTVVFIITLIGLFTLFAFAMQAGFSTGFYITPFTIVPILVLIFLDSRTAYFCHVILVLICSIVASFALEFIFMQFIAGVVAIDSLKDLSRRSQLIRTAALIFLAYTLSYVAIEVMQAGSLARTEGRIFGCFAINAILISFSYVLMFLLERVYGFTSRVTLVELSDINNPLLRELSEECPGTFNHSMAVSNLASAAASRIGANVQLVRTGALYHDIGKIKNPAFYTENQHGVNPHDALDPIQSARIVTGHVNEGLALAEKAKLPKVIRNFISEHHGAGKARYFYTTYCNAHTDEEVDPANFTYPGPNPQSKETSLLMMADSVEAASRSMTDHSPEAISALVNKIIDSQIAEGLHNESPISFRDVSTIKEVFAQRLRTMYHSRISYPELKKPESAS from the coding sequence ATGAAATCAATGCCATCGCGCCAACTCTCGCTCCGGATTCTGCTATTCATAGCTGTTGTGTCAGTGACGGTGTATTTTCTCCCGCGTTCTGCCGAAAACCACTATACTTTTGAGGAAGGACGACCGTGGAGCTATGCCCTGCTGACAGCACCGTTCGACATTCCCATACACCTTGACTCGCTCAGCGCAGCCAAGGTCAAAGACAGCATCGACACGCATTTCGAGCCCGTATTCACGCGCGATCTGACAGCCGAAAAGACTATTATATCGGACTACACAACCCGTCTTAACGCCACAAAAGATCTTGACATAACACCGGCCCAGCGCAACCAGATAATAAAAGAGATACGTAAAGTCTATGAAAATGGAATCGTAGACCGGGATACATATGCAAAAATATCGTCAGGAAAACTGCCTACGGTACGTTTCATTCACGACAACGTGGCCATCAGTATTCCGACAGCCAACTATCTTTCAGCCTTCAGGGCCTATGAGCATCTCGACAGTGTGCTCAAAGATCCAAATGTCCGTCAGGCTATATCGGCGACCAAGCTCTCTCAAGTCCTTCATCCAAACATCCTTGTCGACACCGTGACCTCACGGCGTCTGCTAAACGAGTCTTACCAAAAAGCGATGGCCCCTGTCGGAGTCATCCAGCAAGGAGAAAGAATAATAGATAAAGGCGACATCGTGACATCACGTCTGGCAACAGTCCTCCATACCTATGAAAAAATAGCCAACGAACGCGGCAACAGCGCCATCTCCCAACACTATTATCCAATAGCCGGACAGACGCTATATATGCTTATACTCTACGGAATGCTGTTTGCCTATCTCTACATATTCCGGCGTGACTATTTCGAGGATGATCGGACTGTGGTGTTTATTATAACCCTAATCGGCCTCTTCACTCTTTTTGCGTTTGCAATGCAGGCCGGATTTTCAACAGGATTCTACATCACTCCGTTTACCATAGTGCCAATCCTCGTGTTGATATTCCTCGACTCGCGCACAGCCTACTTCTGCCATGTGATTCTGGTTCTGATCTGTTCCATAGTCGCCTCGTTTGCGCTTGAATTCATCTTTATGCAGTTCATTGCCGGCGTCGTGGCCATAGACTCTCTTAAGGACCTCTCACGCAGAAGCCAGCTTATACGCACAGCGGCTCTCATATTTCTCGCATACACACTCTCATACGTGGCTATCGAAGTCATGCAGGCCGGATCGCTCGCACGGACTGAAGGCAGGATATTCGGCTGCTTCGCTATCAATGCCATACTCATTTCGTTCAGCTACGTGCTCATGTTCCTGCTCGAAAGAGTCTACGGATTCACATCGCGTGTGACCCTTGTGGAACTTTCCGACATCAACAATCCGCTCCTGAGAGAATTATCCGAAGAATGCCCCGGCACATTCAACCATTCCATGGCTGTCAGCAATCTCGCATCAGCCGCCGCATCAAGAATCGGAGCAAACGTGCAGCTTGTCCGCACAGGCGCACTGTATCACGACATAGGCAAGATAAAAAATCCGGCATTCTATACCGAAAACCAGCATGGAGTCAATCCGCACGACGCTCTTGATCCGATACAGAGCGCACGCATAGTCACCGGCCATGTAAACGAAGGTCTTGCCCTTGCCGAAAAAGCAAAACTTCCGAAGGTCATCCGCAATTTTATCTCCGAACACCACGGAGCTGGTAAAGCACGCTATTTCTACACCACCTATTGCAACGCACATACTGACGAAGAAGTCGACCCGGCCAATTTCACCTATCCCGGGCCCAATCCACAATCGAAGGAAACCTCCCTTCTTATGATGGCCGACTCCGTGGAAGCAGCATCACGCTCTATGACAGATCACTCGCCGGAAGCTATTTCGGCACTTGTCAACAAGATTATCGACTCTCAGATAGCCGAAGGACTGCACAACGAGTCGCCGATATCATTCCGTGATGTAAGCACGATAAAAGAAGTGTTCGCACAGCGTCTGCGAACAATGTATCACTCCCGCATATCATATCCTGAATTAAAGAAGCCGGAATCCGCTTCCTGA
- a CDS encoding WecB/TagA/CpsF family glycosyltransferase produces the protein MNEDKKYFNVRIEFDRDKLDRTIFDAIEKGIPGYSCSVEANNLTIANQNPEFLKVLNGALVNNCDGSVLAKILAWIHKEPIDSYIGADIFLKYIAMRRFRQFFLGNTEEVLAGLRKNLSEIDPAIKDMRFETLPFRAVDEFDYQGIADMINADNPDIIWVSLGAPKQEMFMSRLKPYLKRGVMFGYGAIFNFNAGVGEVKRAPQWMLKLRLEWLHRALEQPQKNIPRYWNFVKTLPQLVSEERRKVARQSR, from the coding sequence ATGAACGAAGACAAAAAATATTTCAATGTGCGCATCGAGTTTGACCGTGACAAACTCGATCGCACTATTTTCGATGCCATCGAAAAAGGCATCCCCGGCTACAGCTGCTCCGTAGAGGCCAACAACCTTACCATAGCCAACCAGAATCCCGAATTCCTGAAAGTGCTCAACGGAGCGCTTGTCAACAACTGCGACGGCAGCGTGCTCGCCAAAATCCTTGCATGGATCCATAAAGAACCAATCGACAGCTACATCGGGGCAGACATATTCCTGAAATACATAGCCATGCGGCGTTTCCGCCAATTCTTCCTCGGCAATACCGAAGAAGTGCTTGCCGGACTTCGCAAAAATCTTTCGGAAATAGACCCGGCAATCAAAGACATGCGTTTTGAAACCCTTCCATTCCGAGCTGTCGACGAATTCGATTATCAAGGCATAGCCGACATGATCAATGCTGATAACCCCGACATTATATGGGTCAGTCTCGGAGCACCGAAGCAAGAAATGTTCATGTCGAGACTCAAACCATATCTCAAACGTGGAGTAATGTTCGGCTATGGAGCAATTTTCAATTTCAATGCCGGAGTAGGCGAAGTGAAGCGTGCACCTCAATGGATGCTCAAACTGCGCCTTGAATGGCTACATCGCGCCCTCGAACAGCCACAGAAAAACATCCCGCGCTACTGGAACTTCGTCAAGACCCTGCCACAACTCGTAAGCGAAGAACGCCGGAAAGTCGCCCGTCAGAGCCGATAA
- the dtd gene encoding D-aminoacyl-tRNA deacylase, translated as MKLVIQRVIEASVSIGGELHSAIGQGLMVLVGVAEGDTPDDVRWLASKCVAMRIFSDNAGVMNRSLADVDGELLAVSQFTLCASTRKGNRPSYIRAAGHDIAIPLYEMFCDECSSLLGKEVKKGVFGADMQVSLVNDGPVTIVIDSKLKD; from the coding sequence ATGAAGTTAGTAATTCAACGTGTCATTGAGGCTTCCGTAAGCATAGGCGGGGAGCTTCACAGTGCTATCGGCCAAGGGTTGATGGTTCTTGTCGGCGTGGCCGAGGGTGATACCCCCGACGATGTGCGTTGGCTTGCATCAAAATGTGTTGCAATGCGTATTTTCTCCGACAATGCCGGAGTGATGAACCGCTCTCTCGCAGATGTTGATGGCGAACTGCTTGCCGTCAGCCAATTCACGCTATGCGCATCAACCCGCAAAGGAAACCGGCCAAGCTATATACGGGCTGCCGGCCACGACATTGCAATCCCTCTCTACGAAATGTTTTGCGACGAATGCTCTTCGCTTCTTGGAAAAGAAGTTAAAAAGGGGGTGTTTGGGGCTGACATGCAGGTGTCACTTGTGAACGACGGCCCTGTGACAATTGTTATAGATTCAAAACTAAAGGATTGA
- a CDS encoding CD225/dispanin family protein: MKYWIIIDSVQEGPLTLEEVASKPELNPSTPVWHEGLSDWTTASAIPEIAAILSSNNENQGDSHTYSGQQDYTRQSNPYSAYNSSQHHYGQPYGQNPYGQQPNDPNAVPPMPDNYLIWAILATICCCIPSGIVAIFYAAKVSPAYYRGDYIAALDASSKAQLWVIISFVAGLIWAPFSVIFGLCSESAL; the protein is encoded by the coding sequence ATGAAATACTGGATCATAATCGACAGTGTGCAGGAAGGACCGCTCACACTTGAAGAGGTCGCCTCGAAACCGGAACTCAACCCTTCGACCCCGGTATGGCACGAAGGACTGAGCGACTGGACTACCGCGAGTGCCATTCCTGAGATCGCAGCAATCCTTTCCTCAAACAACGAGAACCAAGGAGACAGCCATACATATTCCGGTCAGCAAGACTATACCAGACAGAGCAATCCTTACAGCGCATATAACAGCAGCCAGCACCACTACGGCCAGCCATATGGACAAAATCCTTACGGACAACAGCCGAATGACCCGAACGCTGTCCCGCCTATGCCCGACAATTACCTTATATGGGCCATTCTGGCAACAATCTGCTGCTGCATACCCTCGGGAATAGTCGCAATCTTCTATGCGGCAAAAGTCTCGCCTGCGTATTACCGTGGAGACTATATAGCGGCTCTCGACGCATCGTCAAAAGCCCAGCTTTGGGTAATCATCTCGTTTGTCGCCGGACTTATATGGGCACCGTTCTCGGTAATCTTCGGGCTCTGTTCTGAATCTGCCTTATGA
- a CDS encoding DUF2752 domain-containing protein, with translation MSPTERKINARFSLYRRLLIAGLCVAAIGLCVLYLNFEPSSGLYPRCMFKMLTGLSCPGCGSQRAIHAIFNGDLKAAFSYNALFIIEIPLLGLLILSRHIGSRQTRLQRTLSSRFFILFILTTIIIWTIVRNIFDI, from the coding sequence ATGTCGCCAACCGAGAGAAAAATCAATGCCCGGTTTTCCCTATACCGCCGTCTACTGATTGCCGGTCTTTGCGTGGCAGCCATAGGTCTCTGCGTTCTCTATCTGAATTTTGAACCGTCATCAGGGCTCTATCCCCGCTGCATGTTCAAGATGCTTACAGGACTTTCTTGTCCCGGCTGCGGCTCTCAGCGGGCCATACACGCCATTTTTAACGGAGACTTGAAAGCAGCCTTCAGTTATAACGCGCTTTTTATCATTGAAATCCCACTGCTGGGATTGCTTATATTATCGCGGCATATAGGATCTCGACAGACTCGACTCCAACGCACCCTTTCTTCACGGTTTTTCATCCTCTTTATCCTCACAACCATCATTATCTGGACCATTGTCCGCAACATCTTCGACATATGA
- the deoC gene encoding deoxyribose-phosphate aldolase, whose product MDKYQQVLADSRVTTSDAEVAAKVNEILDKHLAENNTPEVLKKIFNSIDLTTLKSTDSQRSVADFTERVNAFAHEHADLPNVAAICVYPNFVPIVRTVLDCSDVDIAAVGGCFPSAQSFIEVKVAEVGLAVEAGADEIDVVLGLGDFFDKDYEEVCDQLSEMKHSCRDSLMKVILETGALKTAENIRNASILSMYARADFIKTSTGKEYPGASIEATYIMCECIKEYYEKTGRMVGFKAAGGVSTTEDALKYYTIVKTVLGDQWVETNEYFRLGASRLANAVLSDILGEETKFF is encoded by the coding sequence ATGGATAAATATCAACAAGTCCTTGCCGACAGCCGCGTCACCACATCTGACGCCGAAGTCGCAGCAAAAGTCAATGAAATCCTTGACAAGCACCTTGCCGAGAACAACACTCCTGAAGTCCTCAAAAAAATATTCAACTCCATAGACCTCACCACCCTGAAGTCAACTGACTCACAGCGTTCGGTAGCCGATTTCACAGAGAGGGTCAACGCTTTCGCCCACGAACATGCCGACCTTCCAAATGTGGCAGCCATCTGTGTTTATCCCAACTTCGTTCCTATCGTACGCACTGTGCTCGACTGTTCCGATGTCGACATCGCCGCTGTCGGAGGCTGCTTCCCGAGCGCCCAGAGCTTCATTGAGGTCAAGGTTGCAGAAGTCGGTCTGGCCGTCGAAGCCGGAGCTGACGAAATCGACGTAGTGCTCGGACTCGGAGATTTCTTCGACAAGGACTATGAGGAAGTATGCGACCAACTTTCAGAAATGAAACACTCATGCCGTGACTCGCTCATGAAAGTAATCCTTGAGACAGGCGCACTCAAGACAGCCGAAAACATCCGTAACGCCTCAATTCTTTCGATGTATGCCAGAGCAGACTTCATCAAGACCTCTACAGGTAAAGAATATCCCGGCGCATCGATCGAAGCAACCTATATCATGTGTGAATGTATCAAGGAATACTATGAGAAGACCGGCCGTATGGTAGGTTTCAAGGCCGCCGGAGGAGTATCGACCACTGAAGACGCTCTGAAATACTACACAATCGTGAAAACTGTCCTCGGTGACCAGTGGGTTGAGACCAACGAGTATTTCCGCCTCGGAGCGTCACGACTTGCCAACGCAGTCCTCTCAGACATCCTCGGCGAAGAAACAAAATTTTTCTAA
- a CDS encoding nucleotide pyrophosphohydrolase, with protein sequence MDFTPTADDSISLRSLQTVVDKWITTVGVRYFSPLTNMAILAEETGEVARLMARIYGDQSFKNGEKPDALADELADLLWVLTAIANQTGIDLTEAFRRNIEKKTARDTLRHASNPKLKQ encoded by the coding sequence ATGGATTTCACACCTACGGCCGATGATTCTATTTCGCTGCGTTCGCTCCAGACGGTAGTCGACAAATGGATTACTACTGTCGGGGTACGTTACTTCTCGCCTCTCACCAATATGGCAATCCTCGCAGAAGAGACCGGTGAAGTGGCCAGACTAATGGCCCGTATATATGGCGACCAGTCATTTAAGAACGGAGAAAAGCCCGACGCGCTTGCCGACGAACTCGCCGACCTCCTCTGGGTACTGACAGCTATAGCCAACCAGACCGGGATAGATCTGACCGAGGCATTCCGACGCAACATCGAAAAGAAAACCGCACGCGACACACTGCGCCATGCCTCAAACCCGAAGTTAAAGCAATGA
- a CDS encoding glycosyltransferase family 4 protein: MPEVLVLATSRRTHGGISSVVMAHEMANEWKKYGCRWIATHRNGSIAVKLLYMMTGMAKYLWYLPWCKTVHIHIGEAPSARRKSLFMRLAKLTGKKTIVHFHAFDTASTIEGPYSAVYKKLFDDADRVIVLSKMWENAVCSTFELGDKVRVLHNPCPRIADTSVEVKKKNIILSAGVVSPRKGYHDLIRAFAIIAHKYPQWKLVFAGSGEIEKGKAIAREVGIENQVEFPGWIAGSDKDRLFRETSVFCLPSYAEGFPMAVLDAWAYGLPVIATPVGGLPDIVHDNEDILLFPPGDTKALADQLEKMIADTALRHRIESASRQFAEESFNIITIGHRLGKIYSELSDKR; the protein is encoded by the coding sequence ATGCCTGAAGTGCTTGTGCTTGCTACCTCCCGCCGTACACACGGCGGGATTTCGTCCGTAGTCATGGCTCACGAAATGGCAAATGAATGGAAAAAGTACGGATGTCGGTGGATTGCGACTCACCGCAACGGGTCTATAGCCGTCAAACTCCTTTATATGATGACCGGCATGGCAAAATACCTCTGGTATCTGCCTTGGTGCAAGACCGTACACATCCACATCGGAGAAGCACCGTCGGCAAGAAGAAAATCACTGTTTATGCGGCTTGCAAAACTCACCGGCAAAAAAACAATCGTACATTTTCATGCTTTCGACACGGCTTCGACCATAGAAGGGCCTTACAGCGCTGTCTACAAAAAACTTTTTGACGATGCGGACCGCGTGATAGTGCTGTCAAAGATGTGGGAGAACGCCGTATGCTCTACATTTGAACTTGGCGACAAAGTGCGTGTGCTCCACAACCCTTGTCCGAGAATCGCCGACACTTCAGTAGAAGTCAAGAAAAAAAACATAATCCTTTCCGCCGGAGTCGTCAGCCCACGCAAGGGTTACCACGACCTGATCAGAGCTTTCGCCATCATCGCACACAAATACCCGCAATGGAAACTTGTCTTTGCCGGAAGCGGAGAAATTGAAAAAGGAAAGGCAATCGCGCGTGAGGTTGGAATCGAGAATCAAGTTGAATTTCCCGGATGGATCGCCGGCTCTGACAAAGACAGGCTGTTTCGTGAGACATCGGTATTCTGCCTTCCAAGTTATGCCGAGGGATTTCCCATGGCGGTTCTTGACGCTTGGGCATACGGACTTCCCGTCATAGCAACTCCTGTCGGCGGCCTACCCGACATTGTGCATGACAACGAAGATATCCTTCTGTTCCCTCCGGGTGATACGAAAGCTCTTGCCGACCAACTTGAAAAGATGATTGCTGACACTGCTCTACGACATAGAATAGAAAGCGCCTCACGGCAGTTTGCGGAGGAGAGTTTCAATATAATAACAATAGGACATCGCCTCGGAAAGATTTATTCAGAACTTTCCGACAAACGCTAA
- the rsxC gene encoding electron transport complex subunit RsxC, which yields MKLHTFKIGGVHPAENKIAAGKPIENLPLPEEVVLPVSQHIGAPATPVVKKGDKVKRGDRVADAGGFVSAPIHTPISGTVVKIDTARTPQGMPVQAIYIKSDEADRAADAEAMANREKPARTEEEIAALDGKAIIDIIKNAGIVGLGGATFPAHVKLSPPPGSKAEIVIINAAECEPCLSCDDMLMRENPREIVKGVELLMRAAGVNRSVIAIENNKPEAIAALSEAASSVAGIEVMPMKVKYPQGGEKQLIEAVIGKEVPSGGLPIATGAIVQNVATAYAVYRAVVLDEPLMDRVLTLHDGETGRNLRVALGTILATLVPGKEPEKIILGGPMMGRTASTLQTPMIKGTSGILLDSRYAHRRPMENCIRCGKCTEACPMGLEPFLISTLSRLQDWDEAEQQKIANCIECGSCSYICPASRPILDFIRIGKGKVMAAMRARAATAKA from the coding sequence ATGAAACTCCATACCTTTAAAATAGGCGGTGTACATCCCGCCGAAAACAAGATTGCCGCAGGCAAGCCAATCGAAAACCTTCCTCTGCCGGAAGAAGTCGTGCTCCCAGTATCGCAGCACATCGGCGCACCCGCCACTCCCGTTGTCAAAAAAGGAGACAAGGTGAAGCGTGGCGACCGTGTAGCAGATGCCGGAGGGTTTGTATCAGCCCCTATCCACACTCCGATTTCGGGTACTGTTGTAAAAATCGATACAGCCCGCACCCCTCAGGGTATGCCCGTTCAGGCCATTTATATAAAAAGTGATGAAGCCGACCGCGCTGCTGACGCAGAAGCAATGGCCAACCGCGAAAAACCGGCCCGCACTGAAGAAGAAATTGCGGCTCTCGACGGCAAAGCGATTATCGACATCATAAAGAATGCCGGCATCGTCGGACTCGGTGGTGCGACATTTCCTGCCCACGTAAAACTCTCACCCCCTCCCGGCTCAAAAGCCGAGATTGTCATAATCAATGCGGCCGAGTGCGAACCATGTCTTTCATGCGACGACATGCTCATGCGTGAAAATCCGCGTGAAATTGTCAAGGGTGTCGAGCTTCTCATGCGTGCAGCCGGAGTCAACCGCAGTGTCATCGCAATTGAAAACAACAAGCCGGAAGCAATCGCTGCACTTTCGGAAGCAGCATCGTCAGTGGCAGGCATTGAAGTCATGCCGATGAAGGTCAAATATCCGCAAGGTGGCGAAAAGCAGCTCATCGAAGCTGTGATAGGAAAGGAAGTACCGTCAGGCGGACTACCGATTGCAACAGGAGCTATCGTGCAGAATGTAGCGACAGCCTACGCCGTCTACCGCGCCGTAGTCCTTGACGAACCACTCATGGACCGTGTGCTCACACTGCATGACGGTGAGACAGGGCGCAACCTGCGAGTGGCGCTCGGCACAATCCTTGCCACACTCGTTCCCGGAAAAGAACCCGAGAAAATAATACTTGGCGGTCCGATGATGGGACGTACAGCATCTACCCTCCAGACACCGATGATCAAGGGAACATCGGGCATACTCCTCGACAGCCGCTATGCACACCGCCGTCCGATGGAAAACTGTATCCGTTGCGGCAAGTGTACAGAGGCTTGTCCTATGGGACTCGAACCCTTCCTGATCAGCACTCTTTCGCGCCTTCAGGACTGGGATGAAGCAGAACAGCAGAAAATCGCCAACTGCATCGAATGTGGCTCATGCAGCTACATCTGTCCGGCATCGCGTCCGATCCTTGACTTCATCCGTATCGGAAAGGGCAAAGTTATGGCCGCTATGCGCGCCAGAGCTGCTACAGCAAAGGCTTAA
- a CDS encoding NAD-dependent epimerase/dehydratase family protein, which translates to MSKILVTGGCGMIGSNLVKRLVKEGHDVSIIDNLWRGKLEYLNDESGKPVIDIDSRFFNIDLSDGHADIDKIVNDNEYVIHLADIVAGIDYVFGNQGGLFRQNNLINTNLFASVRRAGKERIKGLIYVGTACSYPLTRQNSLDVVPLREDELFPALPESAYGWSKLMGQLEIGYLEKETGIPCCTLQFHNVYGSPCDFGERSQVIPALIRKAINYPNEEFIVWGSGKQGRAFLHVNDVVEALVRALDKGWGHGWIQIGPSVCTSIAEIAETVVKISGKDIKPFFDTTKPEGDKARSADYSKAKEILGWEPSVSLEDGLRQQYKWVENEIAKSNKQ; encoded by the coding sequence ATGAGCAAAATACTTGTAACAGGCGGTTGCGGAATGATTGGCAGCAACCTTGTGAAACGCCTTGTGAAAGAAGGACACGACGTGAGCATAATCGACAACCTATGGCGAGGAAAGCTCGAATATCTCAACGACGAATCAGGTAAGCCGGTCATTGATATCGACAGCCGTTTTTTCAACATAGACCTTTCGGACGGTCATGCGGATATAGACAAAATTGTAAATGACAATGAATATGTCATCCACCTTGCCGATATAGTAGCCGGTATTGACTACGTTTTTGGCAATCAGGGAGGCCTCTTCCGTCAGAACAACCTCATCAACACCAACCTTTTCGCTTCCGTTCGCAGAGCCGGCAAAGAAAGGATCAAAGGTCTGATCTATGTAGGCACCGCCTGCAGCTACCCGCTGACCCGTCAAAACTCACTTGACGTAGTGCCACTGCGCGAAGACGAACTATTCCCGGCTCTCCCCGAATCAGCATACGGATGGAGCAAGCTTATGGGACAACTGGAAATAGGCTATCTTGAAAAAGAGACCGGCATTCCATGCTGTACCCTTCAGTTCCACAACGTATATGGCTCGCCTTGTGACTTCGGCGAACGCAGTCAGGTAATCCCGGCACTCATCCGTAAGGCAATCAACTATCCGAATGAGGAATTCATCGTGTGGGGCAGCGGAAAACAGGGCCGCGCGTTTCTTCACGTAAATGACGTGGTTGAGGCGCTTGTCCGCGCACTTGACAAAGGCTGGGGACACGGATGGATCCAGATCGGCCCGTCGGTATGCACTTCAATTGCAGAAATCGCTGAAACAGTTGTCAAAATCAGCGGCAAAGATATCAAACCGTTTTTCGACACAACCAAACCCGAAGGCGACAAAGCCCGCAGCGCCGATTATTCAAAAGCCAAAGAAATCCTCGGTTGGGAACCAAGCGTAAGCCTTGAGGATGGACTGCGCCAGCAATACAAATGGGTTGAAAACGAGATTGCCAAGTCCAACAAACAATGA
- a CDS encoding SoxR reducing system RseC family protein has protein sequence MSKEDVTHRGIIQKVERSSLVILTEDECKCDGCAITALCSSKGGEQKELLKIDTPLAGDFSVGERVEVSATSSSTLRATWWALILPTLIFGGVIVGLRLGFPSLGGWSIALGFIALGLYDLFLYAKRKSLAQKISWKIRKI, from the coding sequence ATGAGTAAAGAAGACGTAACCCACCGTGGAATCATCCAGAAAGTGGAGCGCAGCTCTCTTGTCATCCTGACCGAAGACGAATGCAAATGTGACGGCTGTGCCATCACTGCATTGTGTAGCAGCAAGGGTGGAGAACAAAAGGAGCTGTTGAAAATCGACACTCCTTTAGCCGGGGATTTCTCAGTAGGTGAGCGTGTTGAGGTCAGTGCCACATCAAGCTCCACACTTCGGGCCACATGGTGGGCGCTCATACTGCCCACCCTAATCTTCGGAGGTGTCATTGTCGGGCTAAGGCTCGGATTTCCTTCACTCGGAGGATGGTCAATCGCCCTCGGTTTCATCGCCCTCGGTCTCTATGACCTCTTCCTGTATGCGAAGCGAAAGAGTCTTGCTCAAAAAATCAGTTGGAAAATTAGAAAAATATGA